One genomic segment of Ancylobacter sp. IITR112 includes these proteins:
- a CDS encoding FAD-binding oxidoreductase, which produces MTQDRKEVLFALQAIVGEAHATNDPSIVCSYAWNAGVGSMPGPKFLKNWPIAVVMPDTTEQVAAIIKCCVARNLRFRPLSSGNGGTYLSAAEDVVVLDLCRMNRLVRLDAANQMAVIEPYLTAGRLQAEAMKVGLNCHIVGAGPSHSPLASATSFLGIGITGASTGANFRNILGVEWVTPTGDIVRLGALGGEEDWFSEEGPGPGLRGMLRGVIGANGGLGVFTRIGYKLYPWAGAPSLTLTGTSPMRGMALEPNMRLFLPVWDTVEQMRDATFRLNRAGVAYALLRMPPNHIGWTLTASNGEYASRREAGDLPECTRAENRFAWQILTIGHSAGETAYQEKTVRHIVADTGGRMMALPQGDGEVLLRSLVTSLYVSRVFRGAGSGGTSFGVMDTFNLLPDVIRASESLMEKERVPGRNFAADGIEGCWVWPTESRQLWTENILASRAGTVAGVAAGWKGFLRHLNLVDHNPRLGFMAFMAGPLIELFGPRYSNVPTWMRRIKRRLDPPGLADSTVHIGIKEMPLVKWWPTLQKIAFSRAGAPALHLVCLLLGVASRKEKLPQRK; this is translated from the coding sequence ATGACGCAAGACCGCAAGGAAGTTCTGTTCGCGCTGCAGGCGATCGTCGGCGAGGCCCATGCCACCAATGACCCGAGCATCGTCTGCAGCTATGCCTGGAATGCCGGGGTCGGCTCGATGCCGGGGCCGAAATTTCTCAAGAACTGGCCGATCGCCGTGGTCATGCCCGACACGACCGAGCAGGTGGCGGCGATCATCAAATGCTGCGTGGCGCGCAATCTCCGGTTTCGCCCGTTGAGTTCCGGCAATGGCGGAACCTATCTCAGCGCGGCCGAGGACGTGGTGGTGCTGGACCTGTGCCGGATGAACCGCCTGGTCAGGCTGGACGCCGCCAACCAGATGGCGGTGATCGAGCCTTATCTGACGGCGGGGCGGCTGCAGGCGGAGGCGATGAAGGTCGGGCTGAACTGCCACATCGTCGGCGCCGGACCGTCGCACTCACCGCTCGCCTCCGCCACCTCCTTTCTCGGCATCGGCATCACCGGGGCGAGCACCGGCGCGAATTTTCGCAACATTCTCGGTGTCGAGTGGGTGACGCCCACGGGCGACATCGTCCGCCTCGGGGCGCTCGGCGGCGAGGAGGACTGGTTCAGCGAGGAGGGGCCGGGGCCCGGCCTGCGCGGCATGCTGCGCGGCGTGATCGGTGCCAATGGCGGCCTCGGCGTGTTCACCCGCATCGGCTATAAGCTCTACCCATGGGCCGGCGCGCCGAGCCTCACCCTGACCGGGACGAGCCCGATGCGCGGCATGGCGCTGGAGCCGAACATGCGCCTGTTCCTTCCCGTCTGGGACACTGTGGAGCAGATGCGCGACGCGACGTTCCGGCTGAACCGCGCGGGCGTTGCCTACGCGCTGCTGCGCATGCCGCCCAACCATATCGGCTGGACGCTGACGGCGAGCAATGGCGAATATGCCAGCCGCAGGGAGGCCGGCGATCTGCCCGAATGCACCCGTGCGGAAAATCGCTTCGCCTGGCAGATCCTCACCATCGGGCATTCGGCGGGGGAGACGGCCTATCAGGAGAAAACCGTCCGCCACATCGTCGCCGACACCGGGGGGCGGATGATGGCCCTCCCGCAGGGCGATGGCGAGGTGCTGCTGCGCTCGCTCGTCACCTCGCTCTATGTGAGCCGCGTCTTCCGCGGCGCCGGATCCGGCGGCACCAGCTTCGGCGTCATGGATACGTTCAACCTGCTGCCGGATGTGATCCGGGCCAGCGAGTCGCTGATGGAGAAGGAACGGGTACCGGGCCGCAATTTCGCGGCGGACGGGATCGAGGGCTGCTGGGTGTGGCCGACCGAGAGCCGGCAGCTCTGGACCGAGAATATTCTCGCCTCGCGCGCCGGCACGGTGGCCGGCGTCGCGGCGGGCTGGAAGGGTTTTCTGAGGCATCTCAACCTCGTGGACCACAATCCCCGCCTCGGCTTCATGGCGTTCATGGCCGGGCCGCTGATCGAGCTGTTCGGGCCGCGCTACAGCAATGTGCCGACCTGGATGCGGCGGATCAAGCGGCGTCTCGATCCGCCGGGCCTCGCAGACTCGACCGTCCATATCGGGATCAAGGAGATGCCACTCGTGAAATGGTGGCCGACGCTGCAGAAGATCGCCTTTTCGCGTGCCGGCGCGCCGGCCCTGCATCTGGTCTGCCTGCTTCTCGGCGTGGCGAGCCGGAAGGAAAAGCTACCGCAGCGCAAATGA
- a CDS encoding (Fe-S)-binding protein: MTATTLESLHDKIASCTRCTFCKWVPEIRSEAFAEICPSVHYGKFFSYTGGGKLIAAYALLHQRTEYTEAFIDNVYSCSMCGGCDTSCKTLFAEFVEPLDSLYALRRKVTADGHAPAPLRAMLDHLRHAGNALGLPESRRADWFAGLELKQTAKARARCLFHVGTAAFDADEWPSLLFVCAELARRGVDFAVGGADEPDTGGFAYDVGDQELAADLARRTAAWVKESGADTLIVYGDDSFSAFRNIYPRLGIALDGVEIVHVSQWLAQNLAAAAAQPAPELVTYHDSCRLGRLGEERRPRQAETVVVYNSLPALRPTAELHLGVQGVYDAPRHVLEAAGAQIVEMERVREFTFCCGAGGGAKEANPAFAQAAAVHRLREAHRTGAETLVTSCTACARHMKEVAVTEQIPIAVVGLVEFARSRQAAPSLTPAAEI; encoded by the coding sequence ATGACCGCTACCACTCTTGAAAGCCTGCACGACAAGATCGCCAGTTGTACCCGCTGCACCTTCTGCAAATGGGTACCTGAAATCCGCAGCGAGGCCTTTGCGGAGATCTGTCCGAGCGTCCATTACGGAAAGTTCTTTTCCTACACGGGCGGGGGAAAGCTGATCGCCGCCTATGCGCTGCTGCACCAGCGCACGGAGTACACGGAGGCGTTCATCGACAACGTCTATTCGTGCTCCATGTGCGGTGGCTGCGATACGAGCTGCAAGACCCTGTTCGCCGAATTCGTCGAGCCGCTGGATTCGCTCTACGCGCTGCGGCGCAAGGTGACGGCCGATGGGCATGCGCCGGCGCCCCTGCGGGCGATGCTTGACCATCTGCGCCACGCCGGCAACGCCCTGGGCCTGCCGGAGAGCCGCCGGGCGGACTGGTTCGCCGGACTGGAGTTGAAGCAGACCGCCAAGGCGCGGGCACGGTGCCTGTTCCATGTCGGGACCGCGGCGTTCGACGCGGATGAATGGCCGTCCCTGCTCTTTGTCTGCGCGGAACTCGCGCGACGGGGTGTCGATTTCGCCGTGGGTGGCGCGGATGAGCCCGACACGGGCGGCTTCGCCTATGATGTCGGCGACCAGGAACTGGCGGCCGACTTGGCCCGGCGCACGGCGGCCTGGGTGAAGGAGAGCGGGGCCGACACGCTGATCGTCTATGGCGACGATTCCTTCTCCGCTTTCCGCAACATCTATCCCCGCCTCGGCATCGCGCTGGACGGCGTCGAGATTGTCCATGTGTCGCAATGGCTGGCGCAAAACCTCGCCGCCGCGGCTGCGCAGCCCGCGCCCGAACTCGTGACCTATCACGATTCCTGCCGTCTCGGCCGGCTCGGAGAGGAGCGGCGCCCCCGGCAGGCGGAGACCGTCGTCGTCTATAACTCGCTGCCCGCCCTGCGGCCGACCGCCGAACTGCATCTCGGCGTCCAGGGCGTCTATGACGCGCCGCGCCATGTGCTGGAAGCGGCGGGTGCGCAGATCGTGGAGATGGAGCGCGTGCGCGAATTCACCTTCTGCTGCGGCGCCGGGGGCGGGGCCAAGGAGGCGAATCCCGCTTTCGCCCAGGCGGCGGCGGTGCACCGGCTGCGGGAAGCGCACCGCACGGGGGCGGAGACTCTCGTCACCAGTTGCACCGCCTGTGCGCGCCACATGAAGGAGGTGGCGGTGACCGAGCAGATCCCGATCGCGGTTGTCGGGCTGGTGGAGTTCGCCCGCAGCCGACAGGCCGCTCCCTCGCTCACCCCGGCCGCGGAAATCTGA
- the gstA gene encoding glutathione transferase GstA, with product MKLYQFPGSCSDATAIVLAEINVSVEPVTVNLRDKALPDGSSLMAINPKGQVPTLVLDSGEILTEGAVILQYLADLAPQSGLLPPHPELSRYRVLEWLNYIATELHKTFSPLNRPHTPPDYREQIKTLLLPRAFGVLERRLSASDYLAGDSFTIADAYAFVVLGWAGRQEIDLSGWPHLCAYLARIADRPAVRTVMAQREGTPA from the coding sequence ATGAAACTCTATCAGTTCCCCGGTTCCTGCTCCGACGCCACCGCCATCGTGCTGGCGGAGATCAACGTCTCCGTCGAACCGGTCACGGTGAACCTGCGTGACAAGGCGCTTCCCGACGGCTCCAGCCTGATGGCGATCAATCCCAAGGGGCAGGTGCCCACCCTCGTCCTCGACAGCGGGGAGATTCTGACGGAAGGGGCCGTCATCCTGCAATATTTGGCGGATCTGGCGCCGCAGTCCGGTCTGTTGCCGCCCCACCCGGAGTTGAGCCGGTACCGCGTGCTGGAGTGGCTGAACTATATCGCCACCGAACTGCATAAAACCTTCTCGCCGCTCAACCGGCCGCACACGCCGCCGGACTATCGCGAGCAGATCAAGACCCTGCTGCTGCCGCGCGCATTCGGGGTTCTCGAGCGGCGCCTGTCGGCGAGCGACTATCTTGCCGGCGACAGCTTCACCATCGCGGATGCCTATGCCTTCGTGGTGCTCGGCTGGGCCGGGCGGCAGGAGATCGACCTGTCCGGCTGGCCCCATCTTTGCGCCTATCTCGCCCGCATCGCCGACCGTCCCGCCGTCCGCACCGTGATGGCGCAGCGGGAGGGAACGCCCGCCTGA